A stretch of the Neofelis nebulosa isolate mNeoNeb1 chromosome 1, mNeoNeb1.pri, whole genome shotgun sequence genome encodes the following:
- the CCDC112 gene encoding coiled-coil domain-containing protein 112, translated as MAALTTVVVAAAATAVAGAVAGAGAATGSGMGAAAVPQQNDSCLGTSGGIRPFQLQNWKQKVNRTKKAEFIRTAEKLKNQVINIEKDKRSHFYNQKCDFRSEQNMLEELENKLINSRKTERAKIQQQLAKIHNNVKKLQHQLKDVKPTPDFVEKLREMMEEIENAINTFKEEQRLMYEELIKEEKTTNNELSAISRKIDTWALGHSGAERACRAVSGKVPVDKMTPSTLPEEVVDFENFLQQTGGRQGGWDDYDHQNFVKVRNKHKGKPAFMGEVLENLPARTQDEVQQHEKWYQTFLALEERKKESIQNWKTKKQQKKEEIFKLKEKAENISMLFHNKKDNQKRKEEQRKKQKLAVEAWKKQKSIEMSVRRASQVKEEEEEKEKKRQKEHQRQFKLKLLLESYTQQKKEQEEFLRLEKEIREKTEKAEKRKMAAEEISRFQERDLHKLELKILDRQSKEEEKAEKQRRLAKLKEKVENNVSRDPSRLYRPTKGWEERTKKTGPTGSRPLLQIPHRAIPTWRQGVEKRI; from the exons AACGATAGCTGTCTTGGTACTTCAGGTGGGATTCGTCCTTTTCAGCTTCAAAACTGGAAGCAGAAAGTTAATCGGACAAAAAAAGCGGAGTTTATACGCACagcagaaaaactaaaaaatca agtTATTAACATAGAAAAAGATAAACGCAGTCATTTCTACAACCAAAAATGTGACTTCAGAAGTGAGCAGAATATGCTGGAAGAATTGGAAAATAAACTGATCAACAGCAGGAAAACAGAAA GAGCAAAAATCCAGCAACAATTGGCCAAAATACATAACAATGTAAAGAAACTTCAGCATCAGTTAAAAGATGTGAAGCCTACACCTGACT ttgTTGAAAAGCTCAGAGaaatgatggaagaaattgaaaatgcaaTTAATACTTTCAAGGAAGAGCAGAGATTGAT GTATGAAGAGcttattaaagaagagaaaacaaccaATAATGAGCTGAGTGCCATATCAAGAAAAATTGACACCTGGGCTTTGGGTCATTCAGGAGCAGAACGTGCTTGCAGAGCAGTGTCAGGCAAGGTTCCTGTAGACAAAATGACGCCAAGCACCCTTCCGGAAGAAGTGGTAGATTTTGAAAACTTCCTTCAGCAGACAGGAGGGCGACAGGGGGGCTGGGACGACTATGACCACCAGAACTTTGTAAAGGTGagaaacaaacataaagggaAGCCGGCGTTTATGGGAGAGGTTCTCGAAAACCTTCCTGCAAGAACACAGGATGAAGTTCAGCAGCATGAGAAATGGTATCAAACCTTTCTGGccctggaagaaagaaaaaaagag TCTATTCAGAACTGGAAAAccaaaaagcagcaaaagaaggaggaaatttttaagttaaaggaaaaggcagaaaacataTCTATGCtctttcacaataaaaaagataatcaaaagcgaaaagaggaacaaagaaagaagcagaaattgGCAGTCGAAGCTTGGAAAAAGCAGAAGAGTATAGAAATGTCAGTGAGACGTGCCTCCCAGgtgaaagaagaagaggaagagaaagagaagaagcgACAGAAAGAGCACCAGCGCCAGTTTAAACTAAAATTACTACTGGAAAGTTacacccagcagaagaaggaacaggaagaaTTTCTGAGACTGGAAAAGGAGATtagggaaaagacagaaaaggcagaaaaaaggaaaatggctgCTGAGGAGATTTCCAGGTTTCAAGAGAGA GATTTACATAAACTTGAACTGAAAATTCTAGACAGACAgtcaaaggaagaggaaaaggcagaaaaacaaagaagactggcaaaattaaaagaaaag GTTGAAAACAACGTTAGTAGAGATCCCTCTAGGCTTTACAGACCTACCAAAGGTTGGGAGGAAAGGACCAAAAAGACAGGACCCACAGGCTCTAGGCCACTTCTGCAGATTCCACACAG GGCCATCCCAACCTGGAGACAAGGAGTTGAGAAAAGAATATGA